The Candidatus Alcyoniella australis nucleotide sequence AAACCAGCAAATGCGGTTGCTGCTACCATTGCTGAAGCTGTTCCTACCGCGATGCGCATTGGTACGCCGCATGCTATTACCATCAGTGGGACTAGAAATGATCCTCCCGAAACACCGACCATCCCCGCAAAAAAGCCTGTAGCCATTGCAAGGGGCACAGCCAACCACAGATTTATGACAAAAAGCTCCTTGCCTGTTTTTAAATTCCAGTATCCCCGCCTCGAATTCGGCTTCTTTTTGTTTTCCTCTACCGTGAAAAACATAGCTGTCCCTGCAAAGGCCAATAAAATCGAAAAAACGATTTTCAATTCTCTGCCGCTGAAAAGGTGAGCCAGAAAACCACCGGTAAACGCCATGCTTGCCGTTAAAGCGGCGAGAAACAATGCAAGCGGCACGGAGAGGATTTTCCCTTTTTTAAAAATAAGCGTTGCTGCCGCCGCTGTTGCAAAGAGTACGAACTGGCCCGTTGTCGCTGCCTCGTGCATGGGTAACCCCGCGAGCA carries:
- a CDS encoding sulfite exporter TauE/SafE family protein produces the protein LAGLPMHEAATTGQFVLFATAAAATLIFKKGKILSVPLALFLAALTASMAFTGGFLAHLFSGRELKIVFSILLAFAGTAMFFTVEENKKKPNSRRGYWNLKTGKELFVINLWLAVPLAMATGFFAGMVGVSGGSFLVPLMVIACGVPMRIAVGTASAMVAATAFAGFMGHALHGSFNPTWAIPIAGITIFGGILGGKIALKSKPKYLKLLFAVTTLIAAVLMLVNASVAK